GGGGAGCGCCACGACGATCCGCGTGATGACGCGCAGGGCGGCGTGGTCGAGCCGCTCGAAATCGTCGAAGAGGAGGTTCTGGAACTTCCCGCGCTCGATGGCCATGAGGACCGCCCGGTGCCAGGCCGTTTCCGGAACGACGACCCGCTCCTTCCGCGGCTCCATCGAAAGCGCCCCCTTCGCGCATGCCGGTTTACAGACGCCGCACCCGAGGCACGCGTCGGCGTGGACGGCCGCCTTCGCTTCCGTCCTCTCCCCCCCGACCTCGATCGCGCCGATGGGGCACTTCTTCGCGCACAGCCCGCAGCCGACGCATTTCCCGGCGTCGATCGCGGCGAGGAACGGCGAGGTGATCACGGCGTCGAACATCTTGAACC
The Candidatus Deferrimicrobiaceae bacterium genome window above contains:
- a CDS encoding 4Fe-4S dicluster domain-containing protein: DFLVRRGLARKISREEAQDIFAATREAGLVHIGDNVRRRPAFVCHCCGCCCAMLSAINRFKMFDAVITSPFLAAIDAGKCVGCGLCAKKCPIGAIEVGGERTEAKAAVHADACLGCGVCKPACAKGALSMEPRKERVVVPETAWHRAVLMAIERGKFQNLLFDDFERLDHAALRVITRIVVALPPVKKALLATQVRSRFLQALAG